From the genome of Perca fluviatilis chromosome 1, GENO_Pfluv_1.0, whole genome shotgun sequence, one region includes:
- the prmt9 gene encoding protein arginine N-methyltransferase 9 isoform X2 — translation MPNASARPKHGRRTRRRRREDPARNELVSSSLESAQQCLFNQDYGTAFVHYLLVLNLAPMFKDFARESFRFTLFKWTEELDSVGRIQDLFDCYEQALELFPADEVILNSMGEHLFRMGFRDEAAGHFHKALKLRPDYPEARENFYRVANWLVERWHFLMLNDHGRNRKYQQAIQKAVQSGCNTVLDIGTGTGILGMCAKKAGAAEVYACELSKTMYELACEVVTANGMDGSIKILHMKSLEMEVPKDIPHRVSLVVTETVDAGLFGEGIIESLIHAWHHLLLPPQRGENEFQETSATGRVIPAGATVFGMALESLEIRRHHRLCVSEVGSLSIAAAGELRSPVSCSPEPDDSMEPYTTERLSRLPGGYKPLTEPFTALNIDFNNVQELEGLSSREVQQIRLPVTQGGELDALAVWFQLHLDEESSLSTGPQEDTCWEQAIYPVHSTNGFVLKPQDELLVEVSCRDSFLRLCSVAVLRDGHEIRLDKRLDLQDSGNPIPNPNPNPEAELCSALACLQTDQSPTKDFCMLECSEMALLNNSDYHQSFCSALAKLFSQLKVKCQNKERDQSGPADSADCSDLLYVLDVSEGFSLLSLIAASNGHIKAYSSVEKTKQQEVLKRLARSNNVPEQHLEFWLNHMEDEQGMLKRPSREKLWSAIMLDCVETCGLIRQKLMEKASLARCLLEDGGSIFPAKIVVHGMLVESDTLLLESAVQGQEPTLGFNIAPFINQFTVPVHVFLDFSTLECRHLSDSVELFVLDLMDSTANYTNREVKVQATSAGRLTAIPFWYHIYLDQEISVSTLSQNSHWKQAAVVLQQPLEVRAGDRVHLAVKLHKSAISISAHIENTPGQMEQ, via the exons ATGCCTAATGCCAGTGCGAGGCCGAAGCATGGCAGGAGGACCCGAAGGCGACGCAGAGAGGACCCTGCCAGGAACGAGCTGGTCTCTAGTTCCCTCGAAAGTGCCCAGCAGTGCTTGTTCAACCAAGATTATGGAACTGCGTTTGTGCACTACCTTCTGGTCCTCAACCTTGCACCTATGTTTAAGGACTTTGCAAGG GAGTCCTTCAGGTTCACTCTCTTCAAATGGACAGAAGAGCTGGACTCTGTGGGCCGCATTCAAGACCTCTTTGACTGTTATGAACAAGCGCTGGAACTGTTTCCTGCTGATGAGGTTATCCTGAACAGCATGGGTGAACACCTGTTCAG AATGGGCTTCAGAGACGAAGCCGCCGGTCATTTCCATAAAGCCTTGAAGCTGAGACCAGACTATCCAGAAGCCAGGGAGAACTTTTACCGAGTTGCCAACTGGCTGGTGGAGCGCTGGCATTTCTTAATGCTCAACGATCACGGAAGGAACCGCAAGTACCAGCAAGCCATTCAGAAGGCTGTTCAGAGCGGCTGCAACACTGTACTGGACATAGGTACTGGCACTGGGATCCTTGG TATGTGTGCGAAGAAGGCAGGGGCCGCTGAGGTGTATGCCTGTGAACTGTCGAAGACCATGTATGAATTGGCCTGTGAGGTGGTGACCGCTAATGGAATGGACGGCAGCATCAAGATCCTCCACATGAAGTCTCTGGAGATGGAAGTGCCGAAGGACATTCCACACAG gGTATCCTTGGTGGTGACAGAGACTGTAGATGCAGGATTGTTTGGAGAGGGCATCATAGAGAGTCTCATTCATGCCTGGCACCACCTTCTGCTACCTCCACAG AGAGGTGAGAATGAATTCCAGGAGACGTCTGCGACAGGACGGGTCATCCCCGCTGGAGCCACGGTGTTTGGTATGGCTCTTGAAAGCCTCGAGATCCGCAGGCATCACAG gctgtgtgtgtcAGAGGTGGGCAGTCTGTCCATAGCTGCAGCTGGGGAGCTCCGTAGCCCAGTGAGCTGCAGCCCTGAGCCGGATGACTCCATGGAGCCTTACACTACAGAGAGACTAAGCAGACTGCCTGGGGGCTATAAACCTCTCACGGAGCCATTCACAGCCCTCAACATAGATTTCAACAATGTGCAG GAACTGGAGGGGCTGAGCTCCAGGGAGGTGCAGCAGATCCGCCTGCCTGTCACTCAGGGGGGGGAGCTGGACGCTCTGGCCGTGTGGTTCCAGCTCCACCTGGACGAGGAGAGCAGCCTGTCTACTGGACCCCAGGAGGACACCTGCTGGGAGCAAGCCATCTACCCTGTCCACAGCACCAACG GTTTTGTCCTGAAACCCCAAGACGAGCTGCTTGTTGAAGTCTCCTGCAGAGATTCCTTCCTGAGGCTCTGCAGTGTCGCTGTGCTGAGAGATGGGCACGAAATCCGTCTCGACAAGCGTCTGGATCTGCAGGACTCTGGAAACCCCATTCCAAATCCAAACCCAAACCCAGAGGCTGAACTGTGCAGTGCACTGGCATGTCTTCAGACTGACCAGAGTCCAACTAAAGACTTCTGCATGCTGGAATGTTCAGAAATGGCGCTTCTGAACAACAGTGATTACCATCAGAGTTTTTGCAGTGCGCTGGCCAAACTCTTCTCCCAGCTGAAGGTTAAATGCCAAAACAAAGAGCGCGATCAGTCCGGCCCCGCGGACTCCGCAGACTGTAGTGACCTGCTCTACGTCCTCGATGTGTCAGAGGGCTTCTCTCTGCTCTCCCTCATCGCTGCCAGCAATGGTCACATAAAAGCGTACAGCTCTGTGGAAAAGACCAAGCAACAGGAAGTCCTGAAGAGACTGGCTCGCTCCAATAATGTCCCAGAACAGCATCTGGAGTTCTGGCTCAACCACATGGAGGATGAGCAGGGGATGCTGAAAAGGCCGTccagagagaagctgtggagCGCCATCATGTTGGACTGTGTAGAGACTTGTGGTCTCATTAGACAGAAGTTGATGGAGAAAGCATCACTGGCCAG GTGTTTGCTGGAGGATGGAGGAAGTATTTTCCCAGCAAAGATTGTGGTGCACGGGATGCTGGTGGAGTCGGACACGTTGCTGTTGGAAAGTGCCGTCCAGGGCCAGGAGCCGACACTGGGATTCAATATTGCTCCCTTCATCAACCAGTTCACT gtACCTGTCCATGTGTTTTTGGACTTTTCCACACTGGAGTGCAGGCATCTCAGTGATTCTGTGGAGCTCTTTGTTCTTGACCTAATGGATTCCACCGCAAACTACACTAACAGAGAAGTAAAG GTCCAGGCTACGTCTGCAGGCAGATTAACTGCAATCCCCTTCTGGTACCACATCTACCTGGACCAGGAGATCAGTGTCAGCACCCTGAGCCAGAACTCTCACTGGAAGCAGGCCGCCGTTGTGTTGCAGCAGCCCCTGGAGGTACGAGCCGGAGACAGGGTCCACCTCGCTGTGAAGCTTCACAAGAGCGCCATCTCTATATCCGCCCATATAGAGAATACCCCCGGGCAAATGGAACAATAA
- the prmt9 gene encoding protein arginine N-methyltransferase 9 isoform X1 translates to MVCSFLLPPLLSCPMPNASARPKHGRRTRRRRREDPARNELVSSSLESAQQCLFNQDYGTAFVHYLLVLNLAPMFKDFARESFRFTLFKWTEELDSVGRIQDLFDCYEQALELFPADEVILNSMGEHLFRMGFRDEAAGHFHKALKLRPDYPEARENFYRVANWLVERWHFLMLNDHGRNRKYQQAIQKAVQSGCNTVLDIGTGTGILGMCAKKAGAAEVYACELSKTMYELACEVVTANGMDGSIKILHMKSLEMEVPKDIPHRVSLVVTETVDAGLFGEGIIESLIHAWHHLLLPPQRGENEFQETSATGRVIPAGATVFGMALESLEIRRHHRLCVSEVGSLSIAAAGELRSPVSCSPEPDDSMEPYTTERLSRLPGGYKPLTEPFTALNIDFNNVQELEGLSSREVQQIRLPVTQGGELDALAVWFQLHLDEESSLSTGPQEDTCWEQAIYPVHSTNGFVLKPQDELLVEVSCRDSFLRLCSVAVLRDGHEIRLDKRLDLQDSGNPIPNPNPNPEAELCSALACLQTDQSPTKDFCMLECSEMALLNNSDYHQSFCSALAKLFSQLKVKCQNKERDQSGPADSADCSDLLYVLDVSEGFSLLSLIAASNGHIKAYSSVEKTKQQEVLKRLARSNNVPEQHLEFWLNHMEDEQGMLKRPSREKLWSAIMLDCVETCGLIRQKLMEKASLARCLLEDGGSIFPAKIVVHGMLVESDTLLLESAVQGQEPTLGFNIAPFINQFTVPVHVFLDFSTLECRHLSDSVELFVLDLMDSTANYTNREVKVQATSAGRLTAIPFWYHIYLDQEISVSTLSQNSHWKQAAVVLQQPLEVRAGDRVHLAVKLHKSAISISAHIENTPGQMEQ, encoded by the exons atggtgtgttcttttttacTTCCGCCTTTGCTCAGCTGCCCA ATGCCTAATGCCAGTGCGAGGCCGAAGCATGGCAGGAGGACCCGAAGGCGACGCAGAGAGGACCCTGCCAGGAACGAGCTGGTCTCTAGTTCCCTCGAAAGTGCCCAGCAGTGCTTGTTCAACCAAGATTATGGAACTGCGTTTGTGCACTACCTTCTGGTCCTCAACCTTGCACCTATGTTTAAGGACTTTGCAAGG GAGTCCTTCAGGTTCACTCTCTTCAAATGGACAGAAGAGCTGGACTCTGTGGGCCGCATTCAAGACCTCTTTGACTGTTATGAACAAGCGCTGGAACTGTTTCCTGCTGATGAGGTTATCCTGAACAGCATGGGTGAACACCTGTTCAG AATGGGCTTCAGAGACGAAGCCGCCGGTCATTTCCATAAAGCCTTGAAGCTGAGACCAGACTATCCAGAAGCCAGGGAGAACTTTTACCGAGTTGCCAACTGGCTGGTGGAGCGCTGGCATTTCTTAATGCTCAACGATCACGGAAGGAACCGCAAGTACCAGCAAGCCATTCAGAAGGCTGTTCAGAGCGGCTGCAACACTGTACTGGACATAGGTACTGGCACTGGGATCCTTGG TATGTGTGCGAAGAAGGCAGGGGCCGCTGAGGTGTATGCCTGTGAACTGTCGAAGACCATGTATGAATTGGCCTGTGAGGTGGTGACCGCTAATGGAATGGACGGCAGCATCAAGATCCTCCACATGAAGTCTCTGGAGATGGAAGTGCCGAAGGACATTCCACACAG gGTATCCTTGGTGGTGACAGAGACTGTAGATGCAGGATTGTTTGGAGAGGGCATCATAGAGAGTCTCATTCATGCCTGGCACCACCTTCTGCTACCTCCACAG AGAGGTGAGAATGAATTCCAGGAGACGTCTGCGACAGGACGGGTCATCCCCGCTGGAGCCACGGTGTTTGGTATGGCTCTTGAAAGCCTCGAGATCCGCAGGCATCACAG gctgtgtgtgtcAGAGGTGGGCAGTCTGTCCATAGCTGCAGCTGGGGAGCTCCGTAGCCCAGTGAGCTGCAGCCCTGAGCCGGATGACTCCATGGAGCCTTACACTACAGAGAGACTAAGCAGACTGCCTGGGGGCTATAAACCTCTCACGGAGCCATTCACAGCCCTCAACATAGATTTCAACAATGTGCAG GAACTGGAGGGGCTGAGCTCCAGGGAGGTGCAGCAGATCCGCCTGCCTGTCACTCAGGGGGGGGAGCTGGACGCTCTGGCCGTGTGGTTCCAGCTCCACCTGGACGAGGAGAGCAGCCTGTCTACTGGACCCCAGGAGGACACCTGCTGGGAGCAAGCCATCTACCCTGTCCACAGCACCAACG GTTTTGTCCTGAAACCCCAAGACGAGCTGCTTGTTGAAGTCTCCTGCAGAGATTCCTTCCTGAGGCTCTGCAGTGTCGCTGTGCTGAGAGATGGGCACGAAATCCGTCTCGACAAGCGTCTGGATCTGCAGGACTCTGGAAACCCCATTCCAAATCCAAACCCAAACCCAGAGGCTGAACTGTGCAGTGCACTGGCATGTCTTCAGACTGACCAGAGTCCAACTAAAGACTTCTGCATGCTGGAATGTTCAGAAATGGCGCTTCTGAACAACAGTGATTACCATCAGAGTTTTTGCAGTGCGCTGGCCAAACTCTTCTCCCAGCTGAAGGTTAAATGCCAAAACAAAGAGCGCGATCAGTCCGGCCCCGCGGACTCCGCAGACTGTAGTGACCTGCTCTACGTCCTCGATGTGTCAGAGGGCTTCTCTCTGCTCTCCCTCATCGCTGCCAGCAATGGTCACATAAAAGCGTACAGCTCTGTGGAAAAGACCAAGCAACAGGAAGTCCTGAAGAGACTGGCTCGCTCCAATAATGTCCCAGAACAGCATCTGGAGTTCTGGCTCAACCACATGGAGGATGAGCAGGGGATGCTGAAAAGGCCGTccagagagaagctgtggagCGCCATCATGTTGGACTGTGTAGAGACTTGTGGTCTCATTAGACAGAAGTTGATGGAGAAAGCATCACTGGCCAG GTGTTTGCTGGAGGATGGAGGAAGTATTTTCCCAGCAAAGATTGTGGTGCACGGGATGCTGGTGGAGTCGGACACGTTGCTGTTGGAAAGTGCCGTCCAGGGCCAGGAGCCGACACTGGGATTCAATATTGCTCCCTTCATCAACCAGTTCACT gtACCTGTCCATGTGTTTTTGGACTTTTCCACACTGGAGTGCAGGCATCTCAGTGATTCTGTGGAGCTCTTTGTTCTTGACCTAATGGATTCCACCGCAAACTACACTAACAGAGAAGTAAAG GTCCAGGCTACGTCTGCAGGCAGATTAACTGCAATCCCCTTCTGGTACCACATCTACCTGGACCAGGAGATCAGTGTCAGCACCCTGAGCCAGAACTCTCACTGGAAGCAGGCCGCCGTTGTGTTGCAGCAGCCCCTGGAGGTACGAGCCGGAGACAGGGTCCACCTCGCTGTGAAGCTTCACAAGAGCGCCATCTCTATATCCGCCCATATAGAGAATACCCCCGGGCAAATGGAACAATAA